The following coding sequences lie in one Lelliottia jeotgali genomic window:
- a CDS encoding Potassium-transporting ATPase A chain, which produces MNWRQYLVALLLLNIVGLAALFAMLMLQGILPLNPQQLPGLSWHLALNTAVSFVSNTNWQSYAGETTLSYFSQMVGLTVQNFLSAASGIAVIFALTRAFARQKINTLGNAWVDLTRITLWVLLPISLLIALFFIQQGTLQNLLPYSSYTSLEGVKQMLPMGPVASQEAIKMLGTNGGGFFNANSSHPFENPTALTNVVQMLAIFLIPTALCFAFGDAVSDRRQGRTLLWAMSIIFVVCAALVMWAEWQGNSHFLQLGADSSINMEGKESRFGILASSLYAVVTTAASCGAVNAMHDSFTALGGMIPMWLMQIGEVVFGGVGSGLYGMLLFVLLAVFIAGLMIGRTPEYLGKKIDVREMKLTALAILVTPALVLIGTALALMTEAGRSGIFNPGIHGFSEVLYAVSSAANNNGSAFAGLSANSPFWNCLLAFCMFFGRFGVIVPVLAIAGSLVSKKIQPTSTGTLPTHGALFIGLLIGTVLLVGALTFIPALALGPVAEHLSLR; this is translated from the coding sequence ATGAACTGGCGTCAGTATCTGGTCGCCCTTTTGCTGCTGAATATCGTCGGGCTGGCTGCGCTGTTCGCGATGCTGATGCTGCAGGGCATCCTGCCGCTGAACCCGCAGCAGCTGCCGGGCCTGTCATGGCATCTGGCGCTCAACACCGCGGTCAGTTTTGTCAGCAACACCAACTGGCAGTCCTATGCCGGGGAAACCACCCTGAGCTATTTCAGCCAGATGGTCGGGTTAACGGTGCAGAACTTCCTCTCTGCCGCCAGCGGTATCGCGGTGATCTTCGCCCTGACCCGCGCCTTTGCCCGTCAAAAAATTAACACGCTGGGTAACGCCTGGGTTGATCTCACGCGCATCACACTGTGGGTGCTTCTGCCGATTTCTCTGCTGATCGCCCTGTTCTTTATTCAGCAAGGGACGTTGCAAAACCTCCTGCCCTACTCGTCTTACACCTCGCTGGAAGGGGTGAAACAGATGCTGCCGATGGGACCAGTGGCGTCACAAGAGGCGATCAAAATGCTCGGGACCAACGGCGGTGGCTTCTTTAATGCCAACTCGTCGCATCCGTTCGAAAACCCGACCGCGCTGACTAACGTCGTACAGATGCTGGCTATCTTCCTGATCCCCACCGCGCTGTGCTTTGCGTTCGGTGATGCGGTGAGCGATCGCCGTCAGGGCCGCACCTTGCTGTGGGCGATGTCCATTATCTTCGTGGTCTGCGCGGCGCTGGTGATGTGGGCGGAGTGGCAAGGTAACAGCCACTTCCTGCAACTGGGTGCTGACAGCAGTATCAATATGGAAGGCAAAGAGAGCCGCTTCGGTATTCTCGCCAGCAGTCTGTATGCGGTGGTCACAACGGCGGCCTCCTGCGGGGCGGTGAACGCCATGCATGACTCTTTCACCGCACTGGGCGGGATGATCCCGATGTGGCTGATGCAGATCGGCGAAGTGGTCTTCGGCGGCGTCGGGTCCGGTCTGTACGGCATGTTGCTGTTCGTCCTGCTGGCAGTGTTTATCGCCGGGCTGATGATTGGCCGCACGCCGGAGTATCTGGGTAAAAAAATCGACGTGCGCGAGATGAAACTGACCGCCCTCGCCATCCTGGTCACACCGGCTCTCGTCCTGATCGGTACCGCACTGGCGCTGATGACTGAAGCCGGACGCAGCGGCATCTTCAACCCAGGCATCCACGGTTTTAGTGAAGTGCTGTACGCCGTCTCGTCTGCCGCCAACAACAACGGCAGCGCCTTTGCCGGGTTGAGCGCCAACTCACCGTTCTGGAACTGCCTGCTGGCGTTCTGCATGTTCTTCGGTCGTTTTGGGGTCATCGTGCCGGTGCTGGCTATCGCCGGGTCGCTGGTGAGTAAAAAAATTCAGCCCACCTCAACCGGTACGCTGCCGACACACGGCGCGCTGTTTATTGGCCTGCTGATTGGTACCGTCCTGCTGGTCGGTGCATTGACCTTTATCCCCGCCCTCGCGTTAGGCCCGGTCGCGGAACATCTTTCTTTACGCTAA
- a CDS encoding K+-transporting ATPase subunit F, which yields MSAGLIAGIVLVFLLLGYLIYALINAEAF from the coding sequence GTGAGTGCAGGTCTGATTGCTGGCATCGTGCTGGTGTTCCTGTTGTTGGGCTATCTGATTTATGCCCTGATTAATGCGGAGGCCTTCTGA
- a CDS encoding putative membrane protein has translation MDLYKEFPAHVVFLRRTFAVVAGIVALPVMLFWKDRARFYSYLHRVWAKTSEKPVWMDQAEKATCDFY, from the coding sequence ATGGATCTGTATAAAGAGTTTCCAGCACATGTAGTCTTTTTACGTCGCACCTTCGCCGTAGTGGCCGGGATTGTGGCGCTGCCAGTGATGTTGTTCTGGAAAGACCGTGCCCGTTTTTACAGCTATCTGCACCGCGTCTGGGCGAAAACCAGCGAGAAACCGGTATGGATGGACCAGGCCGAAAAAGCGACCTGCGATTTTTACTAA